One Candidatus Cetobacterium colombiensis DNA segment encodes these proteins:
- a CDS encoding zinc ribbon domain-containing protein yields the protein QYKSMFLGKQVIKIDKWFPSSKTCSFCGAIKTELPLSSRVYKCDECNSEIDRDLNASINIRKVGRELLAY from the coding sequence TCAATACAAATCAATGTTTTTAGGTAAACAAGTAATTAAAATTGACAAGTGGTTTCCATCGTCAAAAACTTGTTCATTTTGTGGTGCTATAAAAACTGAGTTACCACTATCTTCAAGAGTTTACAAATGTGATGAATGTAACTCAGAGATAGATAGAGACCTAAACGCAAGTATAAATATTCGTAAGGTTGGTAGAGAGCTACTAGCCTATTAA
- a CDS encoding HutD family protein, translated as MIIKNVLNLSSKKWSGGTTRELFRDKENFSIRISCAEIYPGESDFSDFTGYKRILKILENNVTLIRNNQYIYLNNLNIFKFDGADIIKSKNSQKVLDFNVIYKDDKLISLLEVEEKIFFKTEDKALIFSKQNKNNYYINDIKFNMNKYDFMLLSKGQDLILDGIFIIVSFKE; from the coding sequence ATGATTATAAAAAATGTATTAAATTTATCTTCGAAAAAATGGAGTGGTGGTACTACAAGAGAGCTTTTCCGTGATAAAGAAAATTTTTCGATTAGAATTTCTTGTGCTGAAATTTATCCTGGAGAAAGTGATTTCTCTGATTTTACAGGATATAAAAGAATTCTTAAAATTTTAGAAAATAATGTTACTTTAATAAGAAATAATCAATATATCTATTTGAATAATCTTAATATTTTTAAATTTGATGGAGCTGATATAATAAAATCAAAAAATAGTCAAAAAGTCTTAGATTTTAATGTTATATATAAAGACGATAAATTAATTTCTTTATTAGAAGTAGAAGAAAAAATATTTTTTAAAACAGAAGATAAAGCTTTAATCTTTTCTAAACAAAATAAAAATAATTACTATATTAATGACATAAAATTTAATATGAATAAATATGATTTTATGTTACTTTCAAAAGGGCAAGATTTAATATTAGATGGCATTTTCATCATTGTATCTTTCAAAGAATAA